From Fusarium musae strain F31 chromosome 8, whole genome shotgun sequence:
ATTGTATCGATCAAAGGGCAGAGCTTCATTTCCAACGGCCCCATGGTCAGGTACATCGAAGAAGCTACTGAATATGGTAAAACTCTGTCTTTTGcaccttaatatatagaaatCAATGGATGAATGCGAGGGTCCAGTCGATCTGGTTCCCATTTATACCCCTGGAAACACAATTATCAACTCTGAAGCGGCTCACCATATGTCATTATATTTTACCTGATGTTAAGATTTTGAAGATTTGGTCGATCTTGAATTAGCTCTCAATGATTTATTCTAACTACTTGATGTACAGAGTCAGACTATTATTCGTCTTGAAGCATTCTAATGCCACAGGCGTCACTTATTCAAAGCCATAGGTGCCCAAAGAGACTTTCCTTTGGAGGGCAAAAGGCGGTGCTATTAAAGCGTGTAACGTGATTACATAGATAACTTGTTACTAAATGATGAAGCAACCGCTTAGTTCTTGACCTGTTATAACGATTTTCAGGTGTTCTTGATATTCAAACTCTATCAGACTTGGTGGCCTGCTTCCGCTCAAGCAGAAGGATTCCCGAATTTTCTCTCCCGTATGGATCGATAAGCAGATCTCAGATGAGACAATTAGAGGGACTTGGTTTcgaataaaaaaggcttgcTCGAAAGCAGAGTGACTGAGATGTGATCTGAGTCCGGCCATCGGCGATCGACAAATAACCCACCACAGGTTACTAGAATCAGCGACTTTCTACAACAAGGAAAATGCTCACGGAACGTTTCGTCCAGACATCACAAGTCCGTTTGACTTTCGACGTGTGATAGGATGGAACTTTGAAGAAAACCCAAGAGGAGCGCCAATCGTAGGACAACCATTAACATTAGTTTAGAATATACGCCAAGGATGGAATGTAAACATGCTTTCGCGAATTGAAACTCGCAGTCCGAGAGTCGAGTATGAATATTTTGAGAATGTGTGATTTCTGTTGAACTCCAAAAAGCGGACATTATCACAATGGTAGCTCCATGGGTTCTGGCCATGGCTTTGCAATCCTTCAATACGACATAGAAGAGCTGAAATTCATCGAGGGAGTAATATCGAGAGAGGAGATTGCAAGAGTCGATTGGCATGCACTGAGTTCTCGGATTCATGAGTTACATTTTCAAGAGGCACCGAGAGTGTACAACAAGGATCCAACTTGTTTAAGGCTCTGAGCTCGGTCGAAAAAGCTGCTCTGATACTGCAGTCGTCACTCAAGGCGACATAGAGTCCTCGAACGCCTTTTACGCGTACAAAAACGAGACTTGAGGGTAACAGCGTGTCTCTAGTAGAGTACCCTGGAACTAGAAAAGGTCTGATTCAAAGCTGGGTAGAAAGGCAGTAATTCTTCAAtgattatatattatatagtagcTGTGGTAACATTGGTATGAAGAATTAAAACGCTTTTGGTTGATAAGGTCTAAATCTccatttaaatacttatcaTAATCTCTTTGCCTATAGAGCCCGGACGATAGCACGCTTCCTCAGAATATCATCATGTAGTCACAATCATCGCAACCACTACACCGCGTGTTTCTCCCTCTTTTCATACGCCTTACGGCCTTCCTCCTTAAGCCGGGAGTCGTCCGGTCGAGTGAGATCAACCTGCGGCATTAGAAAAAATGCCAGCACAAATGCAAGGCTTGCGACGCCTGCAcctataagaaatattatgCGAAATCCCTGTCTGTATGCTGGGAGAAGAACTGAGCGGATCTTTTCCGCTTCGCTTGGCGAGACTGTGTCTAGAAATGACTGAGGGTTGCCAATCAATGTCTTTGAGTCATGTTGGTCTAGATTTAAGGAGGATAGAGAACCAGCTAAGACGTTGTTCCTAAAAGGATGTTAGCGGATAGTAGTTAGGGTGGTTGTTTGACTTGACATACAGGACTGTCCCGCAAACTGCAAGGCCCAATGTGGCCCCAAGGTTTCTCACGAAGCTATCATATTCTGTCAGATCTGTCTTTGTCAAACGTTATGGGTTTGTCACTTACTTGCGGAATGATGTGACAACAGCCATATCACGcctctcaacaccagcttGTGTAGCAATGAGCGCACTATCACAGTCAGTCAAGTCCAACTAAACGTCACAACTTCGACTCACGGCTGCAGTGTATTACCAACACCCACTCCAATAAGTACTGAGTAACCAATTTGTTTTCCAATGCTGGTGTTTTCATCGAGAGTTGACATTAAGCCAAGGCCTATGGCCCAACATAACCAGCCAAATAGAATGCACTCACGGTACCGACCGACCCAGTGTACGATGAGTCCGGAGAACGTGCTACTGGCTGTTTGGAGTAGTGTGATGGGGAGAAGCATCACTCCTGATTTTGTGGCAGAGTAGTTGTAGACGAGTTGGTAGAAGGAGGGGATGTAATAAACTTGCATGACGAAGTTCCAACCGTTGATAGCCATGGTTAGGCATGCGCCGTTGACGATCTTTGACTTGAAGATGTGCACTGAATTGATGTCAGAGAACGCTTTGTCTTATAGCATGGAGCTTCTTACGTGGTATCAATGGATATCGAGGTCCTTTCCACTGCCATAGCATGAAAGCAACGGATGCAGCCGTGCCCACTACTAACGTTGCGATAACCTGAGCGGAATTCCAGGAGTACTCTTTTCCTCCCCAGGTCAACCCCAGAATTACGACGGTCATTCCAGCCAAGGCAAGGAATATGCCCAGAAAGTCAACGGCTTTGAGCTTGCTATCTACAACGTCAGCTGGAACTCTAGCAATTATTTATGGAACCCACAGTCTCCAATCTCCTTCTACTTTCTTCAATGGCATGAAGAACAGTACGCAAAGTGTTGTCAAAAGCGTCAGTGGCAGTTGCATTCTGAAGATCCATCGCCATGAGTCCGCAGAACTCGACGAGAGTGCACCTCCAATGACAGGACCTATGCCATTTGCGAGAGCAACGACGGCACCCTTAGACTATTGTTAGCCATGATGATACGAGCCTCGTCTACATTGAGCTTACCAATATCCCTTGATATTTCCCCCTCTCCCGAAGAGGAACGACATCGCTCACTATGAGCTGCGCCACAGTCATAAGCCCGCCACCTCCGATACCTGTAAAGGCTCGGAAGATTGTAAGCTGCAAGATAGACTGCGCTAGAGATGAAGCCAGCGATCCGACGAAGAATATCACGAGCCCCAGTAGTAGGATGATTTTGCGAGACCATATATCAGATAATCTCCCATACATGAGCTGCCCGACTGTTGAAGTTCTGGTATTGTTAGCATAGTCTCGCACCAACGCTGATGAAGCTTACATGAAATATCCACTTGCGATCCACGAGACCTGGGCTGTCGAACCCAACGCATTTCCGATGATGTATAAACTGGTTGCCAGCATAGTCTGGTCCATCAACGCCAGCAGGTCTACACTTGCGCATGCCAGGAATATCTACATATCTACTTAGCATGACGGCAtcattgttgttgaggaCTCACTGTAACAATGGCTCGCTTTGGCACATAATTTGTCTGCTCATTGAACTCATGGGTCTTTTCATTGTCGCCTGAATCGACAACAGTAGTGTTTGCTGAGCCCGTATTACGGCTCATGACCGCGTTGGCGTCTGGTTCATGAGTTTCTGCCATTGTGTTTGGTGTCGCGACGAATCCACCGTCTAAGCGCCGAGGTGAGCAAAAATGCAGTAAGAGCTCCTTTAATCCTGATGGCGGAATGGAAGCCACCTTGACGGTGAACAAGTCCCTTTGTGGCAGCGTTCAAGCTCGCTCAAACTTGCTCAGGGATCGACATTGAGCAACCTTTTTGGCTGAAACAAGGTTATTTTCCCGGTACACCGCTTCAACTACCGTGCCGTGTATCTTGAACCATTATTGCCCCTTTTATTGTTATGAATGGCTTTTAtgtaaattaaattaaaatgtCGTAGCCAAAGAAAGTCTGGTGCGATTGACTCTTAAACTGGCGCGAAGGTGTCATCGCTAGGGATCGGCAACTAAGGTCGCAACAGCGCGGTTTTTGCAAAGAATGAGGTTGCAACGCGGATCAAAGACGGCTCTGAACACGCCACTATGCTTTTTCATACGAGCTTATTGAGCATATTTGCAAAAGTTCGCGATAAACATGCTCGTTGATGACTCTGAGGCTTTCACGATGCTCAACAGACTTTCTCACAGGTCACTCTCAATAACAATGGCTTCTTTACaaaacaaagacaagaataTTGCAAATATTTTCGAGAAAAAAACAAAGAAGCAATACAAAATCTATCAGGGTGCTTCTAgaagtagttaaattatggATAATATTAAGCATCTCCACCTTGAGCCGCGCAGATGGAAATCTATCTATCAGGGTCCTTTTCTCTCAAGGCTGATACAAACTTGCGGGAATAACCGAGGCTATTGTAAATCACACTCAAAAGAAGGAGTAAAAGATCCTTCTGAGAGTCACATCTGACCAATTATGTTGTCCATATGCGTGTAATCTCATGAATGGCACCACCCTGATGGTCAATTTCTCGTATGCGCCACTTCAAGTCTCCAATGCATCATCAAAACAAGCATCAAGAACCTTAATGACCTGCTTTACTAAAGCAGCTTTATTAGCAATTCGTCAGATCAAGTCCATTTAGAGATGAAAATCTGTCGATCAATAAAAGATTTCAGGTAAAACACTTCAACGAGCTTACCTTGGGAGCCACTCGACAAAGTGACCCCCATTTTCGCTATCCACGACACTCACTTGATCTGCCGAAGATCTCAAGAAACGACTCATGCAATCAAGTGGATAGTAGGTCTTCTGATTGGTATACCGTTACACTCGAGAAAAAGATGCGTTGTTGGGCCAGACATCCCACGCTTTATGCAGAGGCAGAGCAAACCCTGCTGCCATCCAATGGCCAATTCAAAAAGGCTGGCAAGCCTGCGACGTACGACGACTTATATAGAGAGCTAGTACCCATGAAGATCTGTTGGTTCTACTTCTGCAGTCTACAAGCCATAACCTTATTCCAACATGGCCAGCCCCAACCCCCTCAACGTGTACAAGGGACAAGACTCGATTCAGAAGTACTTCGATCCGGAATCAGCACCGCCGCTACCGCTTGTTGAGATTCCAGATTCGCTTAATCCGTATCGTCAAGATGGAGTGCGTATATACGCTAAGATGATGACTATGCATCCTGCGAACAATGTCAAAGCGATGCCGGGTACGTAGCCTCATTGTGGATTTCGTGTGCTTGGTTGACCGGATGATAGCCCTGAACCTTCTTCAAAATTGTGTCGTACCAGGAAAGACAAAGGCAGTCGTTGAGTACAGCTCTGGATCGACTGTCCTGTCCATGTCCTTGATTTCACGAGCTATTCATGGTGTCGATGACGTTCGAGCGTTCTTGAGTAACAAGACAAGCTCAACTAAGCTGAGGCTCATGCAGTTCTTTGGCATTGACATGTGAGTCTACCAAACTACCCTTAGCCATCTAAGCGGGTCTTCTATCTAACCCGTCGTAACCATAGTACGCTATTTGGTGGCCCATCCCAACCAGAGCCTCTCGACGAACGCGGTGGTATCAGAGCAGCCCAGAGACTTGCGCAAGAGTCAGATGCAACTATCATCAACCCGAACCAATATGAGAACGATCTTGTAGGTCTTAAGTCATTTGCAGGGCGAAGCTAGTGCTAACGTTAGAATAGAACTGGAATGCCCATGTCAAATGGACGGGCCCGCAGATCTATAAGCAGTTACCAGAAATCAACGTCATCTGTGCTGGCATGGGAACCTCCGGTATGCCAAGATAATTCTTTATCAATTTAGTTGACTAATGAGATTAGGTACAATGACTGGACTTGGAACATACTTCAAAGATGCAAAGCCTACAGTATATCGGCTTGGGTCAGTAACCCCACCATTCACATAATAATATTCATCAGTATTAATTATGACTCAGTGTTTGCACAGCACCCGGTGACCGAGTCCCTGGCCCTCGATCCTTCGCTCTTATGGCCCCCGTCCAGTTCCCCTGGAAGCGGGCAGTCGATCACATCGAAGAAGTCGACTCGCACAACTCTTTCTCCCTGTCGTTGGATCTCTGTCGAAACGGTATCGTCTGTGGACCCTCCTCAGGTTTCAACCTCAAGGGTCTGTATCAGCTTATAGAAAAGCGCAAGGCTGAAGGTACTCTGTCAGAACTGGCTGGACCAGATGGAAATATTAACTGTGTGTTCTTGTGCTGTGACCTGCCTTACCAGTACATCAACGAGTACTTTGACAAGCTTGGAGAGAGCTATTTCCCCTCTATCAAGAATGAGGTAGGTGATGTTGAGGTCTTGGTATCGACGAGCTAACGCTAGTACAGGACCTGCTGGCGGTTGACTTGTATCGATATGATGAGAAGTGGGAGAGATCAGCATCCGAGGCTCTCGACGCATTCTTCGATGTCGACCGAGGAGCGCTTCTCGACATGGTTCTTGCCGACCCCAAGATTGGATCTGCCAACGCCGTCGACTTACAGAGCATCTTAAGGTCTAAGCAGGACACTACGATAATCGATATACGCCAGCCTGATGATTTCAGCATGTTCCATCTACCAGGCGCTGTCAATATGCCTTTCGTCCAAAGCGGTACTCCAAGCCCATTCTCCAATGCCAAGCTGCTGGAATCGCTATGGAAGAACCTCGAAGGGGCTTTCAAGACTCCCGGAGCAGAGCTACAGTCTCTTCTCAACGGAAGAAGTGTTCTTCTCACATGCTACGATGGCGATAGTGCTCGAGTTGCAACTAGTGTCCTGAGAGCCAAGGGATACGAGGCAGATAGTATCAGAGGTGGATTCCAAGCGCTGAGTAAAATGAGACAAAGCTCAAATCAAACGCCAGTGGCTGGATCTCGGGAATCGTCGCCCTGGGTGGATTTGAGTCAGGAGGCACTGAGTATCGGGGCATCACAATCTACTCGCGTTTCGCTATAGTACTTTAATGAGACTTGATGATTGGCAACTAGTTTAGACACATGAGAATAGTAAACGAAGAATCATATCACTATTCTTGGATGCCCTGTACACTGCGAAATACCGTTAATGATATTTCGCCGATAAACACCTTTCCTCAATGATAATGCCCCGAGTTTGGGCGAGTCATCTCGCGATGAACGTGGCTCTGCTGTCTAAACAATATGCTTTGAATgcatctatatataaagtgaAAACCCTGTCACCCAAAAGGTCATATCGCGAGAAGTCTAGCTCACTCCCCAGGCCCCTAGAacattcttctttccctCACCCTTCTCCTTTAGACTCCCATTTTCTAATTTTCTGACTCTATTGACGATCAATCCCACAGATATAGGCCCAATGATCGTACAGAGCGTGATGGCCCAGGTAACAATCAGAAATATCTCTGACGACTGGCCATCTGTCGTTGCACCAAAGATGCCTTTGCTTTCGGCCAGTGCCGAGATCAGATATCCTATCTCACCTCGAGCTACCATGCCAATACCAACGATACATGCTGGATATAGAGACAAAGCCTTTTCGGGTTTAGGGGTCGCGTTACGCACTTGCGGAGAAGCCTGAGATGTATCTGTGTCAGTGACGGGTTCCAGAGGAATGATATCACGCTCTTCTCCTTCCTGTGCTGCACTGGCCCCATCGCGAGGTGATGTGTTGTCTGCACATTGAGCACCAGGCACCAATCCTTTAGAAGACTTTTTGAGTTTGGGCATAAGTTTATGAGAAAGCTGTACAAGAGCTCGGAAGGGGTTTCTGAACGACATAAGCCAAAAACCACAGGCAAGTTTAGCGAATATCATAAGGATGGTGTAGATGACCCCACGCCATACGATGGGACCTGTGAAAAGCTTTGTGATGGGAACCGAAAATCCAATGGAGGCCTAGTCCAAGTTAGATTTTTTTGAAAACGAAAAGTCGGGGGACTtacgaagaagaaaggctTGAGAATATGTCGAAGGGCAGGTTCATAGTAATGATGAAAGATCTCAGCACCCGAACCGCCTTCCATAACCTTTGGGAAAACGCTGCTCTCTGGGGCTGAGTCTTGGGTTGCTAACTCTTCGGTAACCACACCTTCTCTGGTAGCTTCAGACGCATTGGTGGTGATATGTTGGGCTTCGAGATGAGGAACATCGGAGTCCCACCAACTGATAGTTGCGCCAGCTATGTATGCAGCCAAGAGACTTGAAGTGCCTGCAAAAGTGGCACCAATGACTATCCCAAGGAGATATCCGGTGTGAATGACAAAAGCAGTCTGACTCATAGCGAAAGTCTTTGAAATTCTAGAAGTCAGATTCGCGTTTCGGAAAGCATTGAGTCGAACAGTAAGTGGTAGAACGATGAATCTGCAAAGAACAGGAATGATGATAGCAAAACCAAGAGAGACAGCGACAGGCCTGACGACTGTGATGGCATCAAAGGCATCACCACCGAGGTTTGAAATAACCTGGACCATGATCAGGCCTAtgacatcatccatcatggcagCACTTGTCAAAACAACGCCGAGACGCGTTGCTGAAAGACGGCTTGTGCCTAGGATAGTAAATGTTGTGCCGAGACTGGTAGAGCACAAGGCAGCACCGGCGGCAAAGGCTTGCAACAGGGTTGCATTTAGCATGGGCATAACTGCAAAAGAGAGGCCGATTGGAAGAACAATTCCTGTCGTGGCCACGATGGATGAAAGGCCGAGATTAGCCTTGAGAGATCTAAAAGATGTTGACAAACCGCCTATAGCACCAATTAGAGAATATCTAAGTAAGAAATGTACTTGAATTACCTTCAAAGACTAAAAGGATGAGCCCAAGGTATCCAAGCTGAACTATAGCATCTTCCACCTCCCGGGAGAGCCATTTTGCACCTGGTGTTCCCCAACCTATACCTAGCGCTATTTGGCCAATTAGACCGCAATATGCTATCTTATCGAGGCCATAATTAACTAGActcaaaagaagaagaaagcttGATAGAATAGCAATGACGATTATAGAAGGCTCGTGGTATGGAAGTGAGGCTTCCATCttgcagatgatgatgtcggttGCATTTTGTTAGTCTGGAGTTGAAGCAGTTTTAGAAAGGTCGGAGTTTTGATTCTCCGAGTGGGCTCGGGAATAAAACATGTAATGTGTCGCAGGAAAACAAAGTACTTGTGCTTACAATCATAACTGCCATTTATGAACTACTGTCTTCCATTATGATCTAATTCTTACAGCTATAATACGTGAAGTGCCTGTGTAGTCCTCTCTTTCCAAATTCTCTTCTATTCACGTTGTCTACCTCTGTTATCCTAGCCAATCGCAACATCTGGCAGAGGATGGCCGACCTGCGAGTCAATATCCCTGAATGCCAAGACAAGCCAATGCATTCCTTCACAGGGGTGAAGGATGTTGGTCGATTCTGGATTACTTTCTTCCCCTGACAGTTTTACCTGAGCATCGTTCAAGCCTCTCACTAGTAGATTTAGCTCACCCTGAATTTCAAGCCTGCAAATTAGACAGTCGTTCCGATATGATTAGTTGGTTTCTATGTACAtcatcttattttatataatcgTCCTATCCTTGGCTGCTACATCGAGACTAACAAGCTCGATATCGCTCctgttgctcttcttgtcgcTCCAGCCTGCCGTGAGCTCCGGCGAATGTGATCCTGTCCATGGGCTGGGACCGGGGTGCCCTTCTAAAGATGGCGTTTCGTCGATTTCTTCGAAGCCGCTTTGTGCTGCTCTGCGAACTGGGGCGCCAGAGGAGTTGTTTGGTCGGCCGGATGTGTTGTAGTTGTAATCGTACTTGGAACCCTTTCTGCGGAGATATGGCCGGAGAGCTGGAAGGCAGGCAATGATGAGGCCGATGTAAACATCGAGTCCACTCCAGAGTTCTGTGACTTGTTAGATGAGATTTACTGGAAACATGATATAACTCACCAATTGTTGTGATGGAACGGAAATCTCCGACGACTGTGAGCTGGATTGTCAAGAAGCGTGTGAGCGAGAATGCAATGTCGATGATTCCGAGGAGAAAAACAGAATAGACACCGATCTTGACCCTCTTCCGCATGTTGAGCTTATACAGAACTAGCCATGGCAGAGCAAGGACTGTACAAGTATTAATACCAATGAGTTCCAACAGGTCTGTATAACTTACGCAAAAGACTTCCAACAAAATGCAGCGTCCAAGCAACTTGGAATGTAGTGACCAAGGCAAAGTCATCACAGAATGGCTCCGGTCCCAAGATCGACCTGCGTATGAGTTAGAAGAGTTGAGGAAGAATGAAGTGAACGCCGTACCAGTTTCGCCGAATCGGAAAGCAGAGGAATAGTTGCAGGCATAGTGACACGATCAATGCGCATGCACAATAACCAACGACACTCCAAAGAACGATCCTTCTCTTGATCATGAACGGTGGGAACAGCTGGAGATATACGACGAGAAGAGATGCCTTGCAGAGGTAGAAGGTCACGAAGAAAGGAATTACACTGGCCCACATGTACTACAATGCCATCAGCTTCATGTTGTTTCGGTTCGGATAATGATACTCACCCGTAGCACTCTCGATAGCTTCTCTGGCGGGACATCCCAATTAACAAGGGTGTAGTTGATCTCGGGCCTCAACACATCCTCCTTCATGTAAATGATGTCAAACGACGCTGTAACAAATGCCGAGATCCATGCTACAACCCGTAACCAATCTGCAGCGACGAGCTTTTGTTTCTGTATTGCGAGTCGCAGGTAAATTCGAGCACCGATGATGGCAGCGGCCAGCGTAATAAGGATGAAGTTCACTGCCTAAAGTGGTGGATTAGAGGCTAAATTCAGTGGGTTAATTTAGAGGGGACATACATACCAGCACAGCGGCGCCTGACGGCGCAGGGACCATTGTGAGACTTCAGGCGAAACTACAGCATTAAACAGAGACACAAACGGACAAAAAAGCAAACAGATAAAGAGCGCTTATGGTTTCAGTTCGGACCATGCAATGCAATATTGTGTAATGTAACAGAGTAGACGAAAACGCAGAATGATCGTCGCAAAAGTTGCTGGGGGATAAAGATGATAAAAACCCCAAAATAAAGCCGGCGATGTCTCAGTCCAAGGCTAaggctaaggtacctaaccCTGGCAATCGTGGGACCTGTAAGCTTATCAAGTGGCGCCGCTAGAGGCTTCAGGCTGAACATTTAGAGTTCACGCTACGGGCACCTCGCTTGAAGTGGAATCTCGTTACGTGACGAGTTTAACGcatctcatcgtcaagcCCTGTTTGTTCAGTGGGTGAAAGTCGCACCATGGGCTTTAGTCGAGAGTCACTGCGGAACCGAGATATCGCAAAAGCCTCCATCCCGAAGACTGAGTAGGGCTGAGCTGAGTAGGGCTGAGCTGAGTCGGGACGAGAAAATGAACGAcctgatgtgatgtgatatcAGTCGATCATCCACGT
This genomic window contains:
- a CDS encoding hypothetical protein (EggNog:ENOG41) produces the protein MVPAPSGAAVLAVNFILITLAAAIIGARIYLRLAIQKQKLVAADWLRVVAWISAFVTASFDIIYMKEDVLRPEINYTLVNWDVPPEKLSRVLRYMWASVIPFFVTFYLCKASLLVVYLQLFPPFMIKRRIVLWSVVGYCACALIVSLCLQLFLCFPIRRNWSILGPEPFCDDFALVTTFQVAWTLHFVGSLLLLALPWLVLYKLNMRKRVKIGVYSVFLLGIIDIAFSLTRFLTIQLTVVGDFRSITTIELWSGLDVYIGLIIACLPALRPYLRRKGSKYDYNYNTSGRPNNSSGAPVRRAAQSGFEEIDETPSLEGHPGPSPWTGSHSPELTAGWSDKKSNRSDIELVSLDVAAKDRTII
- a CDS encoding hypothetical protein (EggNog:ENOG41), producing MAINGWNFVMQVYYIPSFYQLVYNYSATKSGVMLLPITLLQTASSTFSGLIVHWVGRYRECILFGWLCWAIGLGLMSTLDENTSIGKQIGYSVLIGVGVGNTLQPALIATQAGVERRDMAVVTSFRK
- a CDS encoding hypothetical protein (EggNog:ENOG41); amino-acid sequence: MAETHEPDANAVMSRNTGSANTTVVDSGDNEKTHEFNEQTNYVPKRAIVTSGSSCMGDYLIYGLAKSSYYWGS
- a CDS encoding hypothetical protein (EggNog:ENOG41), with protein sequence MPMLNATLLQAFAAGAALCSTSLGTTFTILGTSRLSATRLGVVLTSAAMMDDVIGLIMVQVISNLGGDAFDAITVVRPVAVSLGFAIIIPVLCRFIVLPLTVRLNAFRNANLTSRISKTFAMSQTAFVIHTGYLLGIVIGATFAGTSSLLAAYIAGATISWWDSDVPHLEAQHITTNASEATREGVVTEELATQDSAPESSVFPKVMEGGSGAEIFHHYYEPALRHILKPFFFASIGFSVPITKLFTGPIVWRGVIYTILMIFAKLACGFWLMSFRNPFRALVQLSHKLMPKLKKSSKGLVPGAQCADNTSPRDGASAAQEGEERDIIPLEPVTDTDTSQASPQVRNATPKPEKALSLYPACIVGIGMVARGEIGYLISALAESKGIFGATTDGQSSEIFLIVTWAITLCTIIGPISVGLIVNRVRKLENGSLKEKGEGKKNVLGAWGVS